From the Octadecabacter antarcticus 307 genome, one window contains:
- the moaC gene encoding cyclic pyranopterin monophosphate synthase MoaC — protein sequence MHDKLSHFDAQGQAHMVDVSAKDVTSRIATAVAWIKMSPETLAHVTAGTAKKGDVLGIARIAGIQGAKKTSDLIPLCHPLAITKVAVDLTPDPTLPGVRIQATVKTTGQTGVEMEALTAASIAALTVYDMLKAAQKDMEIGGLRVTLKDGGKSGRFAQ from the coding sequence ATGCACGATAAGCTAAGCCATTTTGACGCACAGGGACAGGCGCACATGGTCGATGTGTCCGCCAAAGACGTGACATCGCGCATCGCAACTGCCGTCGCTTGGATTAAGATGTCACCTGAAACGCTGGCCCATGTTACCGCAGGCACTGCAAAAAAGGGTGATGTGCTTGGCATCGCCCGTATTGCGGGTATTCAAGGCGCAAAAAAGACATCGGACCTGATCCCGCTGTGTCACCCACTGGCGATCACAAAGGTTGCGGTAGATCTGACGCCCGACCCCACGCTCCCCGGTGTGCGCATACAAGCGACAGTTAAAACCACCGGACAAACCGGTGTCGAAATGGAGGCCCTTACCGCGGCCTCAATCGCCGCCCTCACGGTCTATGACATGCTGAAGGCGGCGCAAAAAGACATGGAAATCGGCGGGCTGCGTGTGACCCTGAAAGACGGCGGTAAATCCGGCCGTTTTGCGCAATGA
- the trpE gene encoding anthranilate synthase component I, translated as MTPDFDTFKAGYDAGESQIVYTRLTADLDTPVSLMLKLTSAGKHAFLLESVTGGEIRGRYSIVGMKPDLIWDCHGTQSRINRDARFDDDGFVDQSGDPLDNLRNLIAESRIDLPADLPAASAGLFGYLGYDMIRLVEHLPNINPDPLGLPDAVMLRPSVMAVLDGVKGEVILVAPAYAASGLSAKAAYAQAGERVMDAQRALELPVPLTERALGHAADVPDPVSNFTKSGYMDAVEQAKDYIRAGDIFQVVPSQRWTQTYSEPPFALYRSLRRTNPSPFMFYFNYGDYQVIGASPEILVRVFGSEVTIRPIAGTRPRGATPEEDNAFEADLLADQKELAEHLMLLDLGRNDTGKVCKVGTVRPTEQFIVERYSHVMHIVSNVVGELADDQDALSAFFAGMPAGTVSGAPKVRAMEIIDELEPEKRGLYGGGCGYFSANGDMDMCIALRTAVLKGDQLYIQAGGGVVYDSNPEAEYMETVHKSNAIRRAAADAAMFRSGNS; from the coding sequence ATGACGCCCGATTTCGACACTTTCAAAGCGGGGTATGACGCAGGCGAAAGCCAGATCGTCTACACCCGTTTGACTGCCGATCTCGACACGCCGGTGTCCCTGATGTTGAAACTCACATCGGCAGGCAAACACGCGTTTTTGCTTGAATCCGTTACCGGTGGCGAAATTCGGGGCCGCTATTCCATTGTCGGTATGAAACCCGATCTGATTTGGGACTGTCACGGTACGCAAAGCCGCATCAACCGCGATGCGCGCTTTGATGATGATGGATTTGTGGATCAATCCGGTGATCCCCTCGATAATTTGCGCAACCTGATCGCTGAAAGCCGGATTGATTTGCCCGCCGACCTTCCAGCCGCCAGTGCTGGCCTGTTTGGGTACCTCGGCTATGATATGATCCGGCTGGTTGAACACCTGCCCAATATAAACCCCGACCCGCTTGGCCTGCCGGACGCTGTGATGCTGCGCCCGTCTGTTATGGCTGTGCTGGACGGCGTAAAAGGCGAAGTCATTCTGGTGGCACCTGCCTACGCAGCCTCAGGCCTGTCCGCCAAAGCCGCCTACGCGCAAGCCGGTGAACGGGTGATGGACGCACAGCGCGCGCTGGAATTGCCCGTTCCCTTAACCGAACGCGCCCTAGGCCACGCCGCCGACGTCCCCGACCCGGTGTCAAACTTCACCAAATCGGGTTACATGGACGCCGTTGAGCAAGCCAAAGACTACATTCGCGCGGGCGATATTTTCCAAGTCGTACCGTCGCAGCGCTGGACCCAAACCTACAGTGAACCGCCCTTTGCGTTGTATCGCAGCTTACGGCGCACCAACCCCTCGCCGTTTATGTTCTATTTCAACTATGGCGATTATCAGGTCATCGGTGCCAGCCCCGAAATTCTGGTCCGCGTGTTCGGCTCGGAAGTCACCATTCGCCCCATCGCAGGCACGCGGCCCCGCGGGGCAACGCCGGAAGAAGACAACGCATTCGAGGCCGATTTGCTGGCCGACCAAAAAGAGCTGGCTGAACATCTGATGTTGCTTGATCTGGGCCGCAACGACACTGGCAAAGTCTGCAAAGTCGGCACCGTGCGCCCAACCGAACAATTCATTGTCGAACGCTACAGCCACGTTATGCACATCGTGTCCAACGTCGTGGGTGAATTGGCCGACGACCAAGATGCGCTGTCAGCGTTCTTTGCCGGTATGCCAGCGGGCACAGTTTCCGGCGCGCCCAAGGTTCGCGCGATGGAAATTATCGACGAACTTGAACCTGAAAAGCGCGGACTTTACGGCGGCGGTTGCGGCTATTTTTCGGCCAACGGTGACATGGACATGTGCATTGCACTGCGCACCGCCGTGCTCAAGGGCGACCAGTTGTATATCCAGGCAGGCGGCGGTGTTGTCTATGACAGCAACCCCGAAGCTGAATACATGGAGACCGTGCACAAATCCAACGCGATCCGGCGCGCAGCAGCAGATGCGGCGATGTTCAGATCGGGCAATTCATAG
- a CDS encoding peptidylprolyl isomerase has product MAKGKTKNFFVWIILGLLFVGLMGFGASGLSGNLQSIGAVGDKTLSAQRYFQELQTQIRIGSSQAGRTISFPEAQSAQLPDRALQIVVAERSLDNEAAVLGLSVGDSVVSQQVLGDLNFRGFDGTFDRTTYRETLSRNGMNVREYETGLREGAARALLQSAVYAGVPDPATYGDTVAKFVREGRTFTWAPLTATDIEITLPEPSEADLQAHYDANPDIYTSLETRVLRFAWITPAMIQDDMPVDEDELRAEYDDRIDEFVQAERRLIERLIFSNDAAAQTALDAINAGDTTFPQLVADRGLSLEDVDGGDVTLAELGDAGAGVFASQTGDVSGPFMTDLGPALFRMNAVLAAQNTTFEDALPDLREDQSAARARRVIEDQIDPITNLLAGGASLDNLVDQTDMILGNLDYTNQTTNDIAAYAAFHDVAATQDVSDFPELADLDDGGLFAVDVIEVRAPALIPLDDIREQVVAGWEAQETTAAVIAAAESKQAQLMSAVQDFAFLDLNAIQDNNITRRGFINGAPRSFLTDVFEMAIGDVQVLPNGAGAIIVRLDAITAANTSDEAYTAEVAAVAETAGEGIALDIYELYSRTVQLRTDVQVNEQARNAVHTNFR; this is encoded by the coding sequence ATGGCTAAAGGCAAAACGAAAAACTTCTTCGTCTGGATCATTCTGGGCCTGCTGTTTGTGGGGCTCATGGGCTTTGGGGCATCCGGCCTGTCGGGCAACCTGCAATCCATCGGGGCGGTGGGTGACAAAACCCTGTCCGCACAGCGCTATTTCCAAGAATTGCAAACCCAGATCAGAATTGGCAGCTCCCAAGCAGGCCGCACAATTTCATTCCCCGAAGCCCAAAGCGCACAGCTTCCCGATCGTGCGTTGCAGATCGTGGTGGCAGAACGCAGCCTCGACAACGAAGCCGCTGTTCTTGGCCTGTCGGTCGGCGACAGCGTCGTCAGTCAACAGGTATTAGGCGACCTGAACTTTCGCGGCTTCGATGGGACCTTTGATCGCACAACCTACCGCGAAACACTGTCGCGCAACGGCATGAACGTGCGTGAATATGAAACTGGCCTGCGCGAAGGCGCGGCGCGCGCCTTGCTGCAAAGTGCGGTCTACGCCGGCGTCCCGGATCCAGCCACATATGGTGACACCGTTGCGAAGTTCGTGCGCGAGGGGCGCACGTTTACATGGGCACCACTGACCGCCACTGACATTGAAATCACCCTGCCAGAGCCAAGTGAGGCTGATTTACAGGCGCACTACGACGCCAATCCGGATATCTACACCAGCTTGGAAACCCGCGTGCTGCGCTTTGCGTGGATCACACCTGCGATGATCCAAGATGATATGCCAGTGGACGAAGATGAATTGCGCGCCGAATACGACGACCGCATTGACGAATTCGTGCAGGCCGAACGCCGCCTCATCGAACGTTTGATCTTCTCAAATGACGCCGCGGCGCAAACTGCACTTGATGCGATCAACGCGGGCGACACCACGTTCCCGCAATTGGTTGCCGATCGCGGCCTCAGCCTTGAAGACGTCGATGGCGGCGATGTCACGCTCGCTGAATTGGGCGACGCAGGTGCGGGTGTGTTTGCATCCCAAACCGGCGATGTGTCCGGCCCGTTCATGACTGATCTTGGCCCGGCCCTGTTTCGGATGAACGCGGTCCTCGCCGCACAAAATACCACGTTTGAGGACGCTTTGCCCGATTTGCGCGAAGACCAATCGGCCGCCCGTGCGCGCCGCGTGATCGAAGACCAGATTGACCCGATCACCAACTTGCTGGCTGGTGGCGCGTCTTTGGACAACTTGGTTGACCAAACCGACATGATATTGGGAAATCTCGACTATACCAACCAGACCACAAACGACATTGCCGCCTACGCCGCCTTTCATGACGTTGCCGCGACGCAAGACGTCAGTGATTTCCCCGAATTGGCGGACCTCGATGATGGCGGGTTGTTTGCCGTTGACGTGATCGAAGTGCGTGCACCGGCGCTGATCCCTCTGGATGACATCCGAGAACAGGTCGTTGCTGGCTGGGAAGCACAAGAAACCACCGCAGCGGTCATTGCGGCCGCCGAAAGCAAGCAGGCACAGTTGATGTCCGCAGTGCAGGACTTCGCATTCCTTGACCTCAACGCGATCCAAGACAACAACATCACGCGGCGTGGCTTTATCAATGGCGCACCAAGATCTTTCCTGACGGATGTGTTCGAAATGGCTATCGGCGACGTGCAAGTACTGCCCAATGGGGCCGGCGCAATCATCGTGCGGCTGGACGCAATCACAGCCGCCAACACATCTGACGAAGCCTACACTGCCGAAGTCGCTGCCGTCGCAGAAACGGCGGGCGAAGGCATCGCGCTGGACATTTATGAACTTTATAGTCGGACCGTCCAGTTGCGCACCGATGTGCAAGTCAACGAACAAGCACGCAACGCCGTTCACACGAATTTCCGCTAA
- a CDS encoding anthranilate synthase component II, translated as MLLLIDNYDSFTYNLVHYFGELGVDVVVKRNDAIDVETAMGMGASGIVLSPGPCDPAQAGICLALTKAAAETKTPLMGVCLGHQTIGEAFGGNVVRCHEIVHGKMGTMHHSGKSVFKGLPTPFEATRYHSLTVDRDTLPDCLEITAELSDGTIMGLRHRELPIHGVQFHPESIKSEHGHAMLQNFLNTMPTKPKVPA; from the coding sequence ATGCTTCTCTTGATCGATAACTATGATAGTTTCACGTACAATTTGGTGCATTATTTCGGCGAACTTGGTGTGGATGTTGTCGTAAAACGCAATGACGCGATTGATGTTGAGACGGCAATGGGCATGGGCGCATCCGGCATTGTGCTGTCGCCCGGGCCCTGCGACCCCGCGCAAGCTGGCATTTGTCTAGCGCTTACCAAAGCCGCCGCCGAAACCAAAACCCCGCTGATGGGCGTGTGCCTTGGTCATCAGACCATTGGCGAAGCATTTGGCGGCAACGTTGTGCGCTGCCACGAAATTGTCCATGGGAAAATGGGCACGATGCATCACAGCGGCAAGTCAGTGTTTAAAGGCCTGCCCACCCCGTTTGAGGCAACGCGCTATCATTCCCTCACGGTTGATCGCGACACGCTGCCCGATTGTCTGGAAATCACCGCCGAACTTAGCGATGGTACGATCATGGGCTTGCGACACCGCGAATTGCCGATCCACGGCGTGCAATTTCACCCCGAAAGCATTAAGTCCGAACACGGTCACGCGATGCTGCAAAACTTCCTGAACACGATGCCCACAAAACCGAAAGTCCCAGCATGA
- the gpt gene encoding xanthine phosphoribosyltransferase produces the protein MTTKDESRLPHEKGFHISWDQIHRDSRALAWRLDGKGPDNGGWKAIVAITRGGMAPAMIVARELDIRTVDTISVISYYSGGGAADKRREAKVLKSPDAAMMGDGTGILVIDDLVDSGKTLELVRAQYPNAHFATVYAKPEGEPQVDTFITGVSQDTWIFFPWDMALQYVEPYRGKD, from the coding sequence ATGACCACTAAAGACGAAAGCCGCCTGCCCCACGAAAAAGGTTTCCATATCTCTTGGGATCAAATCCACCGCGACAGCCGCGCGCTTGCTTGGCGGCTGGACGGCAAAGGTCCAGACAACGGCGGGTGGAAAGCCATCGTCGCGATCACCCGTGGCGGCATGGCCCCAGCGATGATTGTGGCGCGCGAACTCGATATTCGCACGGTCGATACAATTTCGGTTATCTCGTATTATTCCGGCGGCGGTGCTGCCGACAAGCGCCGCGAAGCTAAGGTTTTGAAATCCCCCGACGCCGCGATGATGGGCGACGGAACCGGCATTCTGGTGATTGATGATCTGGTGGACAGCGGCAAAACCCTTGAACTGGTGCGCGCGCAATATCCAAACGCGCATTTCGCCACAGTTTATGCCAAACCCGAAGGCGAACCGCAGGTCGATACGTTCATCACTGGCGTGTCCCAAGACACATGGATTTTCTTCCCGTGGGACATGGCGTTGCAATACGTCGAACCATATCGCGGCAAAGACTGA
- the trpD gene encoding anthranilate phosphoribosyltransferase, producing MSDMMKPLIYAASEGPLSRAQAEMAFDALFEGTATPSQIGGLLMAMRARGESVAEYAAAASAVRARCVPVNAPEGAMDIVGTGGDGKGTLNISTATAFVVAGAGVPVAKHGNRNLSSLSGAADALGEMGVNVMVGPDVVERCIAQAGIGFMMAPMHHPAIKHVMPTRQELGCKTIFNILGPLTNPAGVKRQLTGAFAIDLIFPMAETLKELGTDAAWLVHGSDGTDEITICGTTSVAALSQGMITAREVHPEDAGLPVHPFHAILGGSPADNAKAFRALLNGAPSAYRDAVLLNASAALLVAGKVEGLKAGVEMAKESIDSGAAKTAIETLAKITQG from the coding sequence ATGAGCGATATGATGAAACCCCTGATCTATGCCGCCTCAGAAGGCCCGCTCAGCCGTGCACAAGCGGAAATGGCATTCGACGCCCTATTTGAAGGTACTGCGACACCTTCCCAAATCGGCGGTCTGTTGATGGCGATGCGCGCACGCGGCGAATCTGTTGCCGAATACGCCGCAGCAGCCAGCGCCGTGCGCGCCCGCTGCGTGCCCGTCAACGCCCCTGAGGGTGCGATGGACATCGTTGGCACAGGCGGGGACGGCAAAGGCACGCTCAACATTTCAACCGCCACCGCCTTTGTGGTCGCGGGCGCAGGCGTGCCCGTCGCCAAACACGGCAACCGCAATCTGTCATCGCTGTCAGGTGCTGCAGACGCACTTGGGGAAATGGGTGTCAATGTCATGGTCGGCCCAGATGTGGTCGAACGCTGCATTGCGCAGGCGGGTATCGGTTTTATGATGGCCCCGATGCATCATCCCGCGATCAAACACGTGATGCCCACCCGCCAGGAATTGGGCTGCAAAACAATTTTCAACATACTGGGGCCACTGACCAATCCGGCAGGTGTCAAACGCCAACTGACAGGGGCCTTTGCGATTGATTTGATTTTCCCAATGGCCGAAACCCTCAAAGAACTGGGGACGGACGCCGCTTGGCTTGTCCATGGATCAGACGGCACAGACGAAATCACGATCTGCGGCACGACGTCTGTGGCGGCCCTGTCGCAGGGGATGATCACCGCGCGCGAAGTCCATCCCGAGGACGCGGGACTGCCCGTGCATCCGTTCCACGCTATTTTAGGCGGCTCACCCGCAGACAACGCCAAAGCCTTCCGCGCCCTGCTGAACGGGGCCCCCTCCGCGTATCGCGACGCGGTGCTGCTCAACGCCTCCGCCGCATTGCTGGTGGCGGGAAAGGTCGAAGGCCTTAAGGCCGGTGTGGAAATGGCCAAAGAAAGCATCGACAGCGGTGCCGCCAAAACAGCCATCGAGACACTCGCCAAAATCACCCAAGGCTAA
- a CDS encoding divergent polysaccharide deacetylase family protein, with product MRGVIGGIFTGCLVSTLGLGVASVVSELPAGVTPPEAPLVEAPMVAPVATDAVEVRTPSTPVGSLSIQEPQAPDLPDGEAAIVDPGAPQLSTPETQAPRADTDPLDEPEGLSIEGAMTAPDAPENAIVLAQPVDPVLPNPQSLAPETPVSEADLTISTTPAPPTVVVEPEVDEGFVVVDEPTALEVPVQPANDTFVVDLGANSDTAPEGLDDVAADPPADEGLAAVVPSEEPPVVPRLLLQGGGNTLLSERVSGVTVRRPLEDEAVAAQGETEAATQMNALVDFAAASGDVGSKPLLSIVLIDDGSMSAAAAALAGLSFPVTIALDPGQDDARALMAMYRDDGFEVAVLAKLPKGALPSDVEITFESVFSTLPESIAVLDIGNGGLHSDRNLADQAMNILASQGRGFVTVGQGLNMAGRAAEQAGVPVAVVFRDLDSDGQDARVVRRFVDQAAFRARQESGVVLVGRVRADTISALILWGSANQDEQVAIVPLSAILNAQ from the coding sequence ATGCGTGGAGTGATAGGTGGAATTTTTACTGGCTGTTTGGTGTCCACACTGGGCTTGGGCGTTGCATCCGTTGTGAGCGAGCTGCCCGCAGGAGTGACACCACCTGAGGCGCCCTTGGTTGAGGCACCAATGGTGGCCCCCGTCGCGACTGACGCAGTCGAGGTGCGCACGCCGTCAACGCCGGTTGGTAGTCTTTCCATTCAAGAACCACAGGCACCGGATTTGCCCGACGGCGAGGCGGCGATTGTGGACCCCGGTGCGCCGCAACTTTCGACGCCAGAAACCCAAGCGCCGCGGGCAGATACTGACCCGCTTGATGAGCCTGAAGGTTTGTCGATTGAGGGTGCGATGACCGCGCCGGATGCCCCAGAAAACGCCATTGTGCTGGCCCAACCCGTTGATCCGGTGTTGCCAAACCCGCAGTCGTTGGCGCCAGAAACACCTGTGAGTGAGGCGGATTTGACCATTTCGACCACTCCCGCGCCGCCGACCGTCGTGGTTGAACCTGAGGTGGATGAGGGTTTTGTTGTTGTGGACGAACCAACGGCTTTGGAAGTTCCCGTGCAGCCGGCTAACGACACGTTCGTGGTGGATCTAGGGGCCAATTCCGATACAGCACCAGAGGGGCTTGACGACGTCGCCGCAGACCCGCCTGCAGATGAAGGTTTGGCTGCTGTTGTCCCGAGTGAGGAGCCGCCTGTTGTGCCGCGACTACTTTTGCAGGGCGGCGGAAACACCTTACTGAGTGAGCGCGTGAGCGGTGTGACTGTTCGCCGACCTTTAGAAGATGAAGCCGTCGCTGCGCAGGGCGAAACAGAGGCCGCCACGCAGATGAACGCGCTGGTTGATTTCGCTGCCGCGTCGGGTGACGTTGGATCAAAGCCGCTGCTGTCGATTGTTTTGATTGATGACGGGTCCATGTCGGCTGCGGCAGCAGCCTTGGCCGGGTTGTCGTTTCCGGTAACGATTGCGCTTGATCCGGGTCAGGACGACGCGCGCGCATTGATGGCGATGTATCGCGATGACGGATTTGAGGTCGCGGTTTTGGCCAAGCTGCCTAAGGGCGCATTGCCGAGCGATGTGGAGATCACATTCGAGAGTGTTTTCAGTACTTTGCCAGAATCGATTGCGGTGCTTGATATCGGTAACGGTGGCTTGCATTCGGATCGGAACCTGGCCGATCAGGCGATGAATATTCTTGCATCGCAAGGGCGTGGTTTCGTGACTGTTGGCCAAGGATTGAACATGGCGGGACGGGCCGCTGAACAGGCGGGTGTGCCTGTGGCGGTGGTGTTCCGCGATCTAGACAGTGATGGTCAGGACGCGCGTGTGGTGCGCCGGTTCGTGGATCAAGCAGCGTTTCGCGCCCGTCAGGAAAGCGGCGTTGTGCTGGTGGGCCGTGTGCGGGCCGACACGATTTCGGCGTTGATCCTATGGGGGTCTGCCAACCAAGATGAGCAAGTTGCGATTGTTCCGCTGAGTGCGATTTTGAACGCGCAGTAA
- the trpC gene encoding indole-3-glycerol phosphate synthase TrpC: MDILDKIKAYKLDHIAACKQARPLADLEITARAASPTRGFADRLINAGREGYGLIAEIKKASPSKGLIRADFNPPELAIAYALGGATCLSVLTDGPSFQGHDEFLTAARDAVDLPALRKDFMYDPYQVVEARALGADAILIILATVSDAQAAELEAAALDWKMDVLLEVHNEAELDRASALKSPLMGINNRNLNTFETTLDTTRTLSRLVPADRTIVCESGLNTAADLADMARYGARSFLIGESLMRQDDVAAATRRLLASPDIMGGM; the protein is encoded by the coding sequence ATGGATATCCTAGACAAAATCAAAGCCTACAAACTCGACCATATTGCTGCTTGTAAACAGGCACGCCCACTGGCCGATCTGGAAATCACCGCCCGCGCCGCGTCCCCGACGCGTGGCTTTGCTGATCGCCTGATCAACGCCGGTCGCGAAGGTTATGGCCTGATCGCAGAGATCAAAAAGGCGAGCCCCTCCAAAGGCTTGATCCGCGCAGATTTTAACCCGCCCGAACTGGCCATTGCCTACGCACTTGGTGGTGCCACCTGTCTAAGCGTGCTGACCGACGGTCCGTCCTTCCAAGGCCACGATGAGTTCCTGACCGCAGCGCGCGACGCTGTTGACCTGCCAGCCCTGCGCAAAGACTTCATGTATGATCCCTATCAGGTCGTCGAAGCCCGCGCCCTTGGGGCCGATGCGATCCTGATCATCCTCGCCACCGTCAGCGACGCACAGGCCGCTGAACTGGAAGCCGCAGCGCTGGATTGGAAGATGGATGTCCTGCTCGAAGTCCACAACGAGGCGGAACTGGACCGCGCCAGCGCCCTCAAATCCCCCTTGATGGGCATCAACAACCGCAACCTCAACACGTTCGAAACCACTTTGGACACCACGCGCACCCTGTCGCGTCTGGTCCCTGCCGACCGCACAATCGTTTGCGAAAGCGGGCTGAACACCGCTGCTGACTTAGCGGACATGGCGCGCTATGGTGCGCGCAGTTTCCTTATCGGCGAAAGCCTGATGCGCCAAGACGACGTGGCCGCCGCCACCCGCAGATTGCTGGCCAGCCCAGACATCATGGGTGGTATGTAA
- the fabI gene encoding enoyl-ACP reductase FabI, with the protein MSSNLMQGKRGLIMGLANDKSIAWGIAKALGDAGADLAFSYQGDALKKRVVPLAASLGSDFVLPCDVGDEASIDALFDGLKTRWDNIDFVVHAIGFSDKNELRGRYVDTSRANFMMTMDISVYSFTAVMQRAEKMMNKGGSAITLTYYGAERIMPHYNVMGLAKAALESSVRYMAEDLGKDGIRVNAISAGPIKTLAASGIGDFRYILKWNEYNSPLRKNVTIDEVGGSALYLLSDLSSGVTGEVHHVDAGYHVVGMKAVDAPDMSPNKD; encoded by the coding sequence ATGTCATCTAATCTGATGCAGGGAAAACGAGGCCTTATTATGGGCCTCGCCAACGATAAATCCATCGCTTGGGGGATCGCAAAGGCCCTCGGGGATGCGGGCGCGGATCTGGCGTTTTCGTACCAAGGGGATGCTTTGAAGAAACGCGTTGTCCCGCTGGCCGCGTCCCTTGGATCCGATTTTGTTCTGCCCTGTGACGTTGGCGATGAGGCGTCGATCGACGCGCTGTTCGATGGCCTGAAGACACGCTGGGATAACATTGACTTCGTGGTTCATGCTATTGGATTTTCAGATAAAAATGAACTCAGGGGCCGTTACGTCGACACCAGCCGCGCCAATTTCATGATGACGATGGATATCTCTGTGTATTCATTCACCGCAGTTATGCAGCGCGCCGAAAAGATGATGAACAAGGGCGGCAGCGCCATAACGCTGACATATTACGGCGCCGAACGGATCATGCCGCACTACAATGTTATGGGGCTTGCCAAAGCCGCCTTGGAATCCTCGGTGCGCTACATGGCCGAAGACCTCGGCAAGGACGGCATCCGCGTCAACGCAATTTCTGCAGGCCCGATCAAAACTCTGGCCGCCTCTGGTATAGGCGATTTCCGCTACATCCTGAAATGGAACGAATACAACTCGCCCCTGCGCAAAAACGTCACCATCGACGAAGTGGGCGGGTCGGCCTTGTACCTGCTATCTGACCTCAGCTCAGGCGTAACGGGTGAGGTCCATCACGTCGATGCGGGATACCATGTCGTTGGCATGAAAGCCGTCGACGCTCCCGATATGTCCCCCAACAAAGACTAG
- a CDS encoding aminotransferase codes for MTLPRNICRNTPRTGTTFSPPVMEARRWLDGVDFSARPLINVSQAAPVDPPPLAMRQAMARMIVEDDETHLYGPVLGLPDLRGEVAAQWSQAYGGTITPDNVAITSGCNQAFAAAISTLCAEGDEVILPVPYYFNHRMWLDMAGVTTVPLATSDGLIPSANDAAALITDKTRAIALVTPNNPGGVEYPAQTVKAFADLARSHDIALIIDETYRDFDSRTGAPHPLFADPNWDDTLIHLYSFSKAYRLTGHRIGALITSSERLAEVEKFLDTVTICPNQLGQHAALWGMRNLRDWLAGERREILDRSAAIADHFPRLATKGWVLEGCGAYFAYMRHPFDMASDALAQDLVKRAGVLTLPGTFFMPDGGGQQHLRIAFANMDRAGITALFDRLVVYQP; via the coding sequence ATGACCCTCCCTCGAAACATATGCCGAAACACCCCGCGTACCGGCACCACGTTTTCGCCACCCGTCATGGAGGCGCGCCGCTGGTTGGATGGCGTCGATTTTAGCGCCCGCCCTCTTATTAACGTTAGCCAAGCCGCCCCCGTCGACCCCCCCCCTTTGGCGATGCGCCAAGCCATGGCGCGGATGATCGTCGAAGACGATGAAACCCATTTATATGGCCCCGTCCTTGGCCTGCCTGACTTGCGCGGCGAAGTCGCGGCGCAGTGGTCGCAGGCTTACGGTGGCACCATCACACCCGACAACGTCGCGATCACATCCGGCTGCAATCAGGCATTTGCAGCCGCGATTTCAACCCTGTGTGCTGAGGGCGACGAGGTCATTTTGCCTGTGCCGTATTATTTTAACCACCGCATGTGGCTTGATATGGCAGGCGTCACAACGGTGCCACTGGCCACGTCCGACGGCCTGATCCCCAGCGCGAACGATGCCGCAGCACTTATCACCGACAAAACCCGCGCCATTGCGTTGGTCACCCCGAATAATCCGGGCGGCGTGGAATATCCGGCGCAAACTGTGAAAGCCTTCGCAGACCTGGCCCGCAGCCACGATATCGCGTTGATCATTGACGAAACCTACCGCGATTTTGACAGCAGAACAGGCGCGCCGCATCCGCTCTTTGCGGACCCGAACTGGGACGACACGCTGATCCACCTTTATTCGTTTTCAAAGGCCTATCGTCTTACAGGACACCGTATCGGTGCCTTGATCACGTCATCAGAACGCTTGGCCGAAGTCGAAAAGTTCCTCGATACGGTCACGATATGCCCCAACCAACTGGGCCAACACGCTGCCCTGTGGGGCATGCGCAACTTGCGCGATTGGCTTGCCGGTGAACGCCGCGAAATTCTGGATCGCAGCGCCGCTATTGCGGACCATTTTCCACGGCTTGCAACCAAGGGATGGGTTTTGGAAGGCTGCGGCGCGTATTTTGCCTATATGCGCCATCCGTTTGATATGGCCTCTGATGCGCTGGCACAGGACCTCGTGAAACGCGCAGGCGTCCTCACGTTACCCGGAACCTTCTTTATGCCCGATGGTGGTGGACAGCAGCACTTGCGGATCGCGTTCGCCAATATGGATCGTGCGGGGATAACGGCATTGTTTGACCGTCTGGTGGTATATCAGCCCTAA